Proteins encoded together in one Hymenobacter monticola window:
- the accD gene encoding acetyl-CoA carboxylase, carboxyltransferase subunit beta — protein sequence MAWFKRVEKGIVTPTEQKKETPDGLWYKCPECKTVVTMAEHKRHLYVCGNCNYHDRIDAADYFEFLFDRGEYTELDANLTSADPLHFVDTKEYPKRVAATERNTGLKDAVRTAHGISAGQPLVVAAMDFKFIGGSMGSVVGEKIARAIDYARQTRTPFLMISRSGGARMMEAGYSLMQMAKTSAKLALLSEAGVPYVSLLTDPTTGGVTASFAMLGDFNIAEPGALIGFAGPRVIKETIGKDLPKGFQSAEFVLEHGFLDFIVDRREMKQRLADLLGMLRPTPVAADLSEARRATTKAQ from the coding sequence ATGGCCTGGTTCAAGCGCGTAGAAAAGGGCATTGTGACCCCCACCGAGCAGAAAAAGGAAACCCCCGACGGCCTGTGGTACAAGTGCCCCGAGTGCAAAACCGTGGTGACCATGGCCGAGCACAAGCGCCACCTCTACGTGTGCGGCAACTGCAACTACCACGACCGCATCGACGCCGCCGATTACTTCGAATTTCTCTTCGACCGCGGCGAATACACCGAGCTGGACGCCAACCTGACCTCGGCCGACCCCTTGCACTTCGTCGACACCAAGGAATACCCCAAGCGCGTGGCCGCCACCGAGCGCAACACCGGCCTGAAAGACGCCGTGCGCACCGCCCACGGCATTTCGGCGGGCCAGCCCTTGGTGGTGGCAGCCATGGACTTCAAGTTCATCGGCGGCTCGATGGGCTCGGTGGTGGGCGAAAAAATTGCCCGCGCCATCGACTACGCCCGCCAAACCCGCACGCCCTTCCTCATGATTTCGCGCTCGGGCGGCGCCCGCATGATGGAAGCCGGCTACTCCTTGATGCAAATGGCCAAAACCTCGGCCAAGCTCGCCCTGCTTTCCGAAGCCGGCGTGCCCTACGTGAGCTTGCTCACCGACCCCACCACGGGCGGCGTCACGGCCTCGTTTGCCATGCTGGGCGATTTTAACATCGCCGAGCCGGGCGCCCTCATCGGCTTTGCCGGCCCGCGCGTCATCAAAGAAACCATCGGCAAGGACCTGCCCAAGGGCTTTCAGAGCGCCGAGTTTGTGCTTGAGCACGGCTTCCTCGACTTCATTGTGGACCGCCGCGAAATGAAGCAGCGCCTGGCCGACCTGCTGGGCATGCTGCGGCCCACGCCCGTGGCGGCCGACCTTTCTGAGGCGCGTCGCGCCACCACAAAAGCCCAATAG
- a CDS encoding OmpA family protein, with protein sequence MKSFSPALLGLSLLAASALNGCVTARKYDDLSARQKADAQGKDAAERQLRSTTAELQKASDELAQLRLTQKRLVTDSAETGAAYRKTRSLYNELNNSYDKLLKNSDRELANKSSDYNKVAKDLARREAELGELETTLQKSKANNDRLAADLQARETRLTELTKALADKDKAVDDLKARVSKALLSFNSSDLQVKLKDGKVYVSLSEQLLFKSGSTKVDPKGQEALKKLAAVLQEQKDVNVVVEGHTDNVPILRGTAGMTDNWDLSALRATEIARLLTTAGVAPERVTASGRGQYVPVAANDSPQNKALNRRTEIILTPKLNELFQILDSNSATPTAPAGK encoded by the coding sequence GTGAAAAGCTTCTCCCCTGCCCTGCTGGGCCTTTCGCTGCTCGCCGCTTCGGCCCTCAACGGCTGCGTGACGGCCCGCAAATACGACGACCTCAGCGCCCGCCAAAAGGCCGACGCCCAAGGCAAAGACGCCGCCGAGCGCCAGCTCCGCAGCACCACCGCCGAGTTGCAAAAAGCCTCCGACGAGCTGGCCCAGCTGCGCCTCACCCAGAAGCGCTTGGTGACCGACTCGGCCGAAACCGGCGCTGCCTACCGCAAAACCCGCTCCCTCTACAACGAGCTGAACAACAGCTACGACAAGCTCCTTAAAAACAGCGACCGGGAACTGGCCAACAAGTCGTCGGACTACAACAAGGTGGCCAAAGACCTGGCCCGCCGCGAAGCCGAGCTGGGCGAGCTGGAAACCACCCTGCAAAAAAGCAAGGCCAACAACGACCGCCTCGCCGCCGACCTACAAGCCCGCGAAACCCGCCTCACCGAGCTCACCAAAGCCCTGGCCGACAAAGACAAAGCCGTGGACGACCTGAAAGCCCGCGTGAGCAAGGCCTTGCTCAGCTTCAACAGCAGCGACCTGCAGGTGAAGCTGAAAGACGGGAAAGTGTACGTGTCGCTCTCGGAGCAGTTGCTGTTCAAATCGGGCTCGACCAAAGTAGACCCCAAAGGCCAGGAAGCCCTGAAAAAGCTGGCTGCCGTGCTGCAGGAGCAAAAAGACGTGAACGTGGTGGTGGAAGGTCACACCGACAACGTGCCCATCCTGCGCGGTACTGCCGGCATGACCGACAACTGGGACCTGAGCGCCCTGCGCGCCACCGAAATCGCGCGCCTGCTCACCACGGCTGGCGTGGCGCCGGAGCGGGTCACGGCCTCGGGCCGGGGCCAGTACGTGCCCGTGGCCGCCAACGACTCGCCCCAGAACAAGGCCCTGAACCGCCGCACCGAAATCATCCTCACGCCCAAGCTCAACGAGTTGTTTCAGATTCTGGACAGCAACTCGGCCACGCCAACGGCCCCGGCTGGAAAATAA